In Corvus cornix cornix isolate S_Up_H32 chromosome 17, ASM73873v5, whole genome shotgun sequence, the DNA window agctgggaagtGATGCTGGGACTTGTTGCTGGGCACACCAGCCCTGTTCTGATTTCTAAATTACAGATGGTGTCTTCAAAACTTCATTCTTGTCTGGCCACACTTGACACAGCCTCTCATCTCCctgctttcagaaggaaatgttttggTCTGGGACTGGATCTGGGGGAGGTTGTTGGACCTTTCTGGGTGCTTGTGGTGAGGCTGGAGTCTGGGATGAttgaactggatgatcttcaagctcccttccaacccaaaccgttctgtgattctgtgaatatttgGAAATCCCACCTGTCTGGAGGAACACACGAATCTGAGTGGTTTGCACTGATTTAGGGCAAAGCTTGTGAGCAGGGGCTGCTTGAAGTGacctttcccctctcccatgGTCAGATCTGGGATGTGTTGGTGGAGAGAAGGTTGAGCATGGTGGGGGAGTTGTGTTAAGCAGCCCCAGTGTCCCAGCTGTGAAAAGCAGCTCGTGTTGTGCCAAGTTTCTTCTGAGCTGCACCAGatggcccagcccagctcctccagcctgtcccagtaATCTGCTGACTCAGGACAATGGGAATCTTCTTTGCTGGCATTAAGGCCTGGGCAGCAGGTGCTTGCTGGGGTGACACAGGCTCAGGCGTGTTCCCTTGtgtcagcagagcagaaacTTCACAcctgagggctgggagggagcaggatgTGCTTCTCAGACAGGGCTGGTTTGGGGCCCATTTAAATGGGCAGGGATGTGCTCTGTGGGAtctgccttctgcttttcccaggtcTGAGAGCTGCTTGGATCATTTCTGGAACTTGCAAAGCTTCCTGGGTGGCCTCTTCGGAGCCTGGCAGGTTAAGGAGTGCTCTGCCCAAAGGTGACCTTTTGGAGGAACTCTGAGCTCTCCACCTGACAAGGGCAGGTTTGAAGCCCTTCTGCTCTTGGAGCaaacaggcagcaacaggaaaagctgATGGACCACAGGGCAAAAGAGCAATCCAGAAGGGAGGGAGCTGCTTGCCTCTGACCATCCCACGGACTCTTCTAGGGCTCATTTTCTTGTGCACACTGAAAATATGTGAGTGAGCCAAGACGCTCCCGTTCCTGGAATTCAGCAGTGGACTCACCTCTCTGCTACCTGAAACAACAGTGGATGGAGGATATTGAATTTCCTGGAGGAAAGAAGACGTTACTCTCTGTAGGCCTCTGGCAACAAAAGCAATGCTCCTTAATTAATGgttgtgctgcctgtgcagatGAAGTAGAAACTGGAGACCAGCTGAAAACTGGAGAGCAGCGTGTGCTGTATGGGAGGGACGATGCCATCAGCATCTGCAAAAACCTGGGGCCTGCCTGCCTGCAAGATTGTTCCAAGTAGACCTCAGCCCCACTGCTTCCTTCTGCCAGTGGCTTTGGAGCTCTGGGTGTACGTTCAGAAAATGCACAGACAGCAGAAGAGGTAGGGGAGAGCTTGGACCTTGTCATGGACTTTTCCCTTTACTGATCTGTCAGGGTGGTTCAGGTTTGTCCTTTTAGTTGTATTTTATGGGCAGTTGAGTTATGGGCTTTGGAAGCTTTTTAAAGTGGAGTTTTAGTGTGCTCGAGTTTGTTGCTTGGCCTTTAGTTGATTCCTCTGCCCTTGGCATTGTGTTCCTGAGTGCTTTTGAGCCTAAAGCGATTGAACTGCATGCAAAGGTGCTTCCCAAAAGTAGCTCTGAAGGGCAGGTGGGTTTTACAAGtgggttttgtttctattaATAGTTGCAGTCCTTGTTTGTTGTCCAAGTCAGCGAAGGCTTGGCAGAGCAGGATGCAGGGGAAAAAGCCTCCTGTCCCTTCCCCTTGTTTGCTCAGGTCCCAGTCTGAGCAGTGATGTTAATTAGATAAGTCAGAtactctgcagagcagcctgttgAAGgacaaacagattttaattaagGGCTGTGTGCACTGGGAGGTCATGTCCCTGCCTTGTGCCTGGACAGTTACTATGGGAACACCAGGGAAGCACCCAGAGAGTGTGAGTGGGTCACAAAGTGGGCTCTGGGGCACAAAACTGGGGTATGGCAGATATGGTCCCACCCTTGCAGCGTGTAcctgggttttgctgctgttggaaTGGGAACCTTCAAGCTCTTAAAATAACCCAAGAAGTTCTATGTGAGCTATGCCATGAATTTGGGAAATCAGTCTCCAGCTCAGTTTTTTGGACTGTTTACAGCTGGTGAACTCAGTTTCTCAAAGAGAACCTGGATATTGGGAAGAGTTTTGTTTGGGCTGAAATTTGAGCTCCAGTTAGTTTGCTTCTGTCTCTGCCACCTTCTAACTGGAATCATTAACTCCAGTGGTAGTGGCTCATTCCTGCATTTCAGGTCCTCTCAAGATTCATCCCCACTAAGCTGCCTGAAGTTAATCCTGCTGATTTGAGTACAGGGTGTTCCTTGTCTTCCTTCAGTCCCAAAGCTCCTTTCAGCTCTTTGGGATGTATCAGCAGAGACTTGTCAATGCCTGATGATGATGCAGGATCTACAAACCATGGATGTACCTTGGGACTGATGAAATTTCGGGGGGATCCCCAGGCAGAAACTTATTAATTTTCATGTGGTCTAGCAAGAGGATCAGCAGAGAGaagctaaatatttttagtcttaatatttttattcctgctgtCAAACAGAAGCTGAGGCAGGGACAAATGCAGCACTGGCACCACAAGCAGCTTTcttgtataaataaaatagcCACTCAAATGTGGGCTTTGCTTTGGAATCAAATGTTTGTGTGGGAGTTCGGGCTGGGAGCTCACAGCAGCGGCTTCACAACCCCCTTCTCCCTCTTGTTACCTGGTGGCTTTGGGGACAAATGAACAGGGAGGCAGAAGAGGTCACAGGTGTGTTTGAGGGGAGAGTTTAAAACCAGGTcttctgctatttttctttagtttggTCAGTCCTTGTGGCTGTCCTGCTTTGGAGGATGCCGTGGGGCTGCCAAGCGTTGGGTGTTTGGAGCCACGCGGAGCCGACTCAGCAGGGAGATTGCCAGGGAAATGGGCTTGGATTTCAGAGGGTTTATGAACTGCTCCTGGAGGAACTGGCTTTGTTTcagctgaggcagctgaggAAGCAGCGTTCTGCCTGTTTGTAGGGCAAGCGTGTCAGGGTTGGAATTTCCTACGTGCATCTCCCTGTGCCCCTTTGGGAAGGAGAGGCGAGTGCTGGTGTGGGATGGAGATGTGGGAGCACgggcctggagcaggaggagctgtgtCCTGGAGCTGGTGTGTGCAGGGCAGGTTGTccttgctctgcagagcccctgGTTGCAGGGCTGGGCCTGGGCTCCTGGGAAGCATCTTCCAAGGCTCAGCAGGAAACTCCTCCAGGAGGAGTCTGCTGGACAAGTTGTTCTCTTGGGCTGGGTACCACAAACTTCCTCCAAGTGCTGAGAACAGACTAGAAACCACCTGTGGGCATTTTATTATCTTCTGACAGACCCTTGCTGTTCTGCTTCTGGACAAGGgagctgtgttttttttctcagcagacGTCCACCTTTGACCTAGATAgttttgacttttaaaaataaattgagcaGAAGGAGAGCAAAGAGAAGCATCTGAATAGAGGAGTGGGAACATGCTGCATCCATCCCCCTTGGGAAGGGGCTGGCTGTGCAGCAGGTGAGACATTTCCAATGAAAGCTTGGGAATCCCTTTGGAAAACTTGGGATCTGCGTGGTCTAACAGGGACAGCTGTGACTTAGAGAGGACTTGGTGGGGCACTCAGAGGGgggtgttttctctctcttgaaGCAGTGTTACTGCTCACAGTGCTCTCTCTGACAGCGTGGAGTGTGCCAGTGCCAAAGGTGTCAGAAAGTGCACAGGGGGAAAGCTGGCCTGGAGGCCAGTGTGCCGAGTGCCTGTGGAAAAAGTGACAGCAGGAGAGTTAATGAAAAGCAGACActgagcactgggagctgcttggCCAAGAAAATCTGCACTGTCCAGGGTTTTCTCTGGTATCCAGTAAAAACCTGTTACATTTTGGCTTCCCTCTCTGTTACCCCAGGGAAAATGGTTCAGGTATAAATACCTGGATATGTggcttctgcagcacagctgttaCTCCTGTGATGATTCCATGTCTTGGAGCCAGGAGCTCTGAGCTTCTTGTCCAGATTCCTACTGGGAACCCAGGGGCTGCCTTGGGCTGCTTGAAGATATGGTCTGTAAATCAGAGAatcttagaatggtttgggttgaaaggaccttaaagaccatccccttccaaacccctgccacaggcagggacaccttccacttgaAGCTGGAATCTGGATGCTCCTGTGCTTTGAGCCCAGGGGAAAATGTAAAGGTATGAATGAAGCAAACTCTGTAGCCattgcagagcagagtgggagcACTGCAGCCAAACTCCTCTAGAAATAATTCCCTTGTTTTTGGCAGAATGGAGGCATCCTGCCTGGAACTGGCCCTGGAAGGAGAGCGCTTGTGCAAGGCTGGGGACTTCAAAGCTGGGGCAGCCTTCTTtgaagcagcagtgcaggtgggGACAGAGGACCTGAAGACTCTCAGTGCCATCTACAGCCAGCTGGGCAATGCCTATTTCTACCTAAAGGAGTATTCCAAGGCCCTGCTGTACCACAAACATGACCTTACCCTGGCCAGGTGAGTGTGTCAGCACTGCTTCATCCTCATCAGACACAGCCTTGAGTGAGGACAGGTTCTGTGGGGTCAGAGCCCAGCAGCCTGAGTGGATCTGCTCCAGAAATCCACATCCAAAACTGGCCCTGGGGGTGATTGTCCTGTGGAGAACTTGGGACACGATGGGAATGTGTCAGCTGCCCTCAGAGCAGGGAGATGGAGAAAGGGATGTGGATGTGAGGAGGGTGCTTGGAGCAAGAGCAGGACAGGGTCCACTTCTGTCCCCAGGTACTCCCTGTAATGACCTGCAGTCATTAGAGCAGTTCTGAGACAGCAAGTAGGGAACAAGGATCTGCCTTCAGAATTGTGGGAGCTTGTGAGAAGCTCTCCAGCCACATGTGtgtgctgcaaagctgcagcttgaatctgcctccagcagctggtgaaTAAAAGTCTCTGAGCTCTTTAACACCTTCATCTTGTAGAACCATTGGGGACCGAATTGGAGAAGCCAAGGCAAGTGGCAACCTTGGGAATACACTGAAAATACTGGGGCAGTTTGACGAAGCCGTCGTTTGCTGCCAGAGACACTTGGACATTTCTCGGGAGCAGGGAGACAAGGTAATGGTTCcaacaggaaatatttcctggCTTTAAAAAGAATCTGTCTGCAAGTCAGTAAATGTGATCTGGTGAAGGTGGGCtttggaaggggctgcagggtgaAGCTCTCCTCTCTGGCTGCCACCACACATCTCGTGCTGCTGTGAGGGTGaagatgggaaaggaaaatgtgggcTTGTGGTTCGGCCCATCTGTGCCCAGCAATGGAAAGGACCACGCTGGGATGTGAAGTTAATATCTTGCTGtttcctgctcttcttccctttAGGTAGGTGAAGCCAGAGCACTCTATAACATAGGAAATGTTTACCATGCAAAGGGAAAGCATTTATCCTGGAACACGGCCCAGGACCCGGGCTACCTGCCTCAGGAGGTCAAGGACACGCTGCAGAAAGCTTCAGAATATTATGAGTAAGTATCCAGGCTTGGCCGTCCTCttctgctgcagggaacagggCCACTGAATGAGAATTTGCAGGTTGTAATAGATCAGGAATATTCCCCTGAGATGCCAAGCTATGTTGGCAAATTAATCTCAAAGAAGGtgagaaaatgtcttttataaAATTTGAGCTAAAATTCATCCTGGCATTGGCTTTGTAAAACTTGCTGTGGTTTGAATTGTGATCATGCCGTGAAGTGCAACAGTCTGCTGCTTGCCTGGGCTGTGTTGGGAAGCTGAACTCGCAGCTCCTGTAGcccttgctgctctctgctggccTCCGTGAGGATGGATCCCTGTGCGTCTCCATCCCTGTCACCCAAGGGAAGAGTCCCTTTGAAGTCCTGGTTCTTCTCAAGGATCTGCACTTCATCTTGCTTGTAGCATCCTTCCTTTTCCTAAATCATTTCAAAGATCACTGTGATGTGCCACATGGGAGTTTGTCACCAGAATTTTGGGCTCATGTTTTTCTCCTCGTACTTCagagttttgcttttataaagCGGTTTTTAAAATAGGCTTTTTAAGTGAAGAGAGTGATAAGATGTTATATCCCTCTCCTCATATCTGAGGATGTGGTAGTGCCTATAAATAGCTCACCACCCTTTTTCCAATGAACGGTGCATGTAGCATAGCCAGGGGGGTAAACTTGTGCCAGCAGTGAGTGTTCCACCACTCTCTgtgtaaaaggagaaaaaaaggtcaAGAAATGCCAGGaagctcccagagcagagccatggCATGGGGCTGTGGATCTTGCCTctctccctggagcagggcagggaaatcTTCCTGTGCCCCCGGTTCTGCAGTGAGGTGGCACTTCTGATTGAATGTGGGATGTGTCAGACCAAGTGTGTGGGCACAGGTGTGATTCCTGCACGGAGCCACCCATTGCCTGAGGGGACAGGGCAGCAGGACCTGCACCCCTGGCTTGGCACGAGCTCCCAGAGCTGTCACCAGCCTGTCACCTGTCCCCAAGTGCTTCGGGAGGGAAAtgccttctctttcctttctatGCAAGTTTCCTTGCCGTGtcccctgcagggctgtggctcaTGGATGTTCTGCCCTGGTTTCTTTCAGGAGGAACCTGTCCCTGGTGAAGGAGCTGggggacagagctgctcagggccGTGCTTACGGCAACCTCGGCAACACCCAGTACTTACTGGGCAACTTCAGTGAGGCCATAGCCTTCCACAAGGAGGTAGGAGACACCTCTGCTCCCTTCCTGGGCCTGGGAGCAGCTTTCCTCCtcaccacagcccagcaggcaTAGGGAGAtgttttctccagctgttttcttccctcctgTGTGAACCCCAGGGTGTGCCCTGTTGTACCAGTTCACACTGAGCAAATCTTACTCCAGTCCCCATCAGCACCTCATGAGCAGCTTGAGGGAAGGGTGCTGTTGGCTTGGAAACCAAAGGAGATATCCAAGGGCAAATTGCAGCTGGGTCTagcaagggttttttttttttttgctcttaaTTTGTCTCAGTCTAGATTTTAATAAATGCAAGCCATGAATTTAATTAGGCTGCTGAAAGAGCTGTTGATCAAGAATAAATGCTGCTTGTAGATCATAATAACTTCCTGCAAAGGTTTACGGGGAGGTGAGGTGACAAAGTTCCTGCCCTGATTCAAATGCAATTTAGCTTCTGTTGCAGTGTGCGTATAGCAGTTCCCTTGCAGTGGAAGGTGCTCAGCACCCTGGACATTCACTGctcctctgctttttaaatgctggGGGGCCAGCAACATCACTCCCCTGTTTCCAAGGGCCTTTCCTGGTGCTGAattgcagaggaggaagaggtttCCTGCTGCACCCAGCCCTGACAGGCAGGTGCAGCACGGCCTCGCCGGGTGGGAGCTTTGCAGCCCTCCAGGTGAAtccccagggaagctgctgtgggacaggaagGTGCCACCTGTGCTGACTGAGCTGTGTCTGCTGCAGCGCCTGGCCATTGCCAAGGAGTTTGGGGACAAGGCAGCCGAGCGCAGAGCCTACAGCAACCTGGGCAACGCCCACATCTTCCTGGGCAGGTTCGACATCTCCGCCGAGTACTACAAGTAAGTGCCAGGGGCTGTTCCCTGGGAATCCCGAGCTGTCACAGCCAATCCCTCAGCTCCAGGGGCTGTGACAAGGGACCTGAGGTGGCAGGGCTGGTGTGGCGGGTGATGCAGGGTGTTAGAGGTGTCAGCACGACACAGGGCACACCGAGGGGTGGCTTCCCTGTGGCCTGACAGTGACCGGGGCTCTTCTTTCCCAcctgttccctgcaggaaaACGCTCCAGCTCTCCAGACAGCTCAAAGACCAAGCAGTAGAAGCCCAGGCTTGCTACAGTCTGGGGAACACGTGCACACTGCTTCAAGACTATGAAAAAGCCATCGAGTACCACCTAAGGCACCTGGTGATagcacaggagctgggagacAGGTAAGGGAGTGCCTCAGGTGAGGGTGCGGAGCACTGAGCCCTCTCTGACTTACTGTTCTCTCTTGCTGGGGTTAAACACCAGTGATGTGTGTTCTTGAAATCTCTGGGCAGCCCATCCTTAGTCCAGTCATGTGTCAAAAACATGACATGATTCACCTTTCTCATGTCTTTCAAACCTGGAGATTGGGCCCTCAATGCTGTGTCTGTGTGGGCTGAGTGAGATTTCTAACGAGGGGTACTTCAAGAAAATGCATCATGCTCAGGGCTTtgccagtggctgctgctgtgttatCCCAGGAGGGTCTCTTGAGAGCTCCCTTACGTTCACAGAAGTTGTCTTTTCCTTAAAAGCTCTGTGTTTAAGGCACACAAGATTTGCCACTTTGCCCTGTTGCTCTGGGTTAATGCTGGAAACTTCCATGTGCAAACAAATGATGTTGCATAGAGGGCGTGGAGAtgatgtattttgtttcttggtCTTGCTACTCATTATTTAGGAGGCTTggccttttaattaaaaaaaaaaacaacttaatttttcttttttttgagaggTTGGTTCTTTTTTCCTGGATGTTCTGATCCTGAGCCTTTTTTGCAGCTGAAGTGACTTGGCAGGCAGCTCGTTCAGCTGAATGTGCTGAATTCCCTTGGAAGCTGGGTGTCCTCCACTAGATGGAGCAGGGACATCAGGATGGAAGAGCTGTGCCACCGCCCGGGCAGTCTCTGCTCGGAGCAGGCACAATCCCACCCAAGGGTGAATCATGCTGTGGGGGTGCAGGCCTGTGGGCTCCTGCATTTCTGGGAACACACCCTATGAGCAGAAGGTATTGAACAGGGTGACAAGAAAAACGTTGAAATGCTGATCAACCCGCCCAAACCTCTGAAAAGGGAGTTGCAGTCATGCTGAACCTCCCCCCGCGCCCCCAGGTGCTTTTTTTATCCCTTCTCCCCCCACATCTGCTCgtttgcagagctgagcaggctctggggagcaggaggctctgcctgctcctgcaaacagctgctgaagcTCCAGGGACAcgggagccaggctgggggtcTGGGCTGCACAGGGCAGGCTCCACATCCCCgtgctttccctgcctcctggaaaccagcagcagtgcccagagaCCTCGTGGAGATCTGTCCCTGTCCTCTGCTGGATGCAGTTCCAGGCTGTGTGTTCACCCTGGTGATgcagtgctggggctcagctggagctgttgCTGCCTGCAATGTTCTCTCCGTGCCATTTTCTCGCTGGTTTAGCTCTGGGCTGTTGGATGTTACTTTccctctgtgcagctctggagaggggCCCTGGTTGTGTGAGGTGGAAGCTGGACAGGAGCTCCAGCTTCTCCTCTTGGGCTGGTGCTCACCAGTGAAGCCAAACCATCCTGAGCCTTTGCTCTACTGCTTAAATTTTGTCCCTTTGGGTACAGTCCTGCTTCCAAGCTGTTGTTTATCCCCAGCTCTTGCTGAGCTCAGTGTAAGAAGAGTTTAAGATGTCCAGCACACGTCATTTTCCAGTGTAGAACCTCTGTGGAGGTGGAAGCAGAGCAAGGAGCCTGGCTGGCAGTGCTCTCCAGAAGGC includes these proteins:
- the GPSM1 gene encoding G-protein-signaling modulator 1 isoform X1, with product MGGTMPSASAKTWGLPACKIVPSRPQPHCFLLPVALELWVYVQKMHRQQKRMEASCLELALEGERLCKAGDFKAGAAFFEAAVQVGTEDLKTLSAIYSQLGNAYFYLKEYSKALLYHKHDLTLARTIGDRIGEAKASGNLGNTLKILGQFDEAVVCCQRHLDISREQGDKVGEARALYNIGNVYHAKGKHLSWNTAQDPGYLPQEVKDTLQKASEYYERNLSLVKELGDRAAQGRAYGNLGNTQYLLGNFSEAIAFHKERLAIAKEFGDKAAERRAYSNLGNAHIFLGRFDISAEYYKKTLQLSRQLKDQAVEAQACYSLGNTCTLLQDYEKAIEYHLRHLVIAQELGDRVGEGRACWSLGNAYVSLGSHEQALHFARKHLEISQEIGDRNGELTAQVNMAQLRAALGLGPGDEDVGAAHPCSGYEAQGARPKKLQRNSMDSLDLLKFPSEKDQNGDSHHVRELKISGKEFLSLPVRTKKYREHQSSSERKSQGSSASPLDAGEVRVQVPQSKINRTPSDEECFFDLLSKFQSNRMDDQRCPLEECPAEAAEAAATRVPALGERISQSTMMASPQTEEFFDLIASSQSRRLDDQRANVGNLPGLRITHNNLGHLRVEGDAQEPGDEFFNMLMKCQSSRIDDQRCAPPDSIPRGPTMPDEDFFSLIQRVQAKRMDEQRVDLASAQEAAEEEQQRPGSS